A genome region from Gossypium hirsutum isolate 1008001.06 chromosome A04, Gossypium_hirsutum_v2.1, whole genome shotgun sequence includes the following:
- the LOC107948447 gene encoding calcineurin subunit B isoform X1, which yields MGNTSSMLTQYDIEEVQQHCNNAFSQQEIVSLYERFCQLDRNGGGFVSGEEFLSVPEFAVNPLSQRLLRMLDGLNFKEFVAFLSAFSPRATVQQKIEFIFKVYDSDGNGKVTFNDMLDVLHDLTGQFISEQQREVDLILEMPLFTDCKQVLTKVLEEAGYNKESLLVMSDFVKILGSSGLKMEVEVPVD from the exons ATGGGAAACACTTCCTCCATGCTCACTCAGTACGACATCGAAGAAGTACAACAACACTGTAACAACGCCT TTTCGCAGCAGGAGATCGTCTCTCTATATGAAAGATTCTGTCAGTTGGATCGAAACGGCGGCGGTTTCGTCTCCGGCGAGGAGTTTTTGTCCGTGCCTGAGTTCGCTGTTAATCCTCTCTctcag AGATTGTTGAGGATGCTAGATGGATTGAATTTCAAGGAATTCGTAGCGTTTTTGTCTGCATTTAGTCCTCGTGCTACTGTGCAACAAAAAATTGAAT TTATATTCAAGGTGTATGATTCAGATGGCAATGGGAAAGTAACCTTTAACGACATGTTGGATGTTTTGCATGATTTGACTGGCCAATTCATATCTGAACAGCAGAGGGAG GTCGATTTGATATTAGAAATGCCTCTTTTTACTGACTGCAAA CAAGTTTTGACTAAAGTTCTCGAGGAAGCAGGTTACAATAAGGAGTCCCTATTAGTTATGTCAGACTTTGTAAAG ATTCTCGGAAGCTCTGGTTTGAAGATGGAAGTTGAGGTTCCGGTGGACTAA
- the LOC107948447 gene encoding calcineurin subunit B isoform X2, which yields MGNTSSMLTQYDIEEVQQHCNNAFSQQEIVSLYERFCQLDRNGGGFVSGEEFLSVPEFAVNPLSQRLLRMLDGLNFKEFVAFLSAFSPRATVQQKIEFIFKVYDSDGNGKVTFNDMLDVLHDLTGQFISEQQREQVLTKVLEEAGYNKESLLVMSDFVKILGSSGLKMEVEVPVD from the exons ATGGGAAACACTTCCTCCATGCTCACTCAGTACGACATCGAAGAAGTACAACAACACTGTAACAACGCCT TTTCGCAGCAGGAGATCGTCTCTCTATATGAAAGATTCTGTCAGTTGGATCGAAACGGCGGCGGTTTCGTCTCCGGCGAGGAGTTTTTGTCCGTGCCTGAGTTCGCTGTTAATCCTCTCTctcag AGATTGTTGAGGATGCTAGATGGATTGAATTTCAAGGAATTCGTAGCGTTTTTGTCTGCATTTAGTCCTCGTGCTACTGTGCAACAAAAAATTGAAT TTATATTCAAGGTGTATGATTCAGATGGCAATGGGAAAGTAACCTTTAACGACATGTTGGATGTTTTGCATGATTTGACTGGCCAATTCATATCTGAACAGCAGAGGGAG CAAGTTTTGACTAAAGTTCTCGAGGAAGCAGGTTACAATAAGGAGTCCCTATTAGTTATGTCAGACTTTGTAAAG ATTCTCGGAAGCTCTGGTTTGAAGATGGAAGTTGAGGTTCCGGTGGACTAA